The DNA region ACTTTGCAAGTTGTACTTTGTACTTTGCAGGTTGTACTCTGTACTTCAGAAAGTATTACAGTGCTTCAGCAATCAGTTCTGTGATATCAGCAACAGTGAGTGTACCGCGCTTCTCCTTGGGGATTGCGCGCAGCCCTTTCCGTAAAGTGTCTTTGCATGCGGCGCAGGCCGAGACGACGACATCCATGTCCTCTTCAAGGACTTCTGCCAGCCGCCTTTTCGATATGTCAAGACTCATTTCTCGATCATAGGCCATAAGGCCACCGCCACCGCCGCAGCAAACTGCAGAACTACGGTTCTTCTCAAATTCCGTGAGTACAAGACCTGGTATTGATCTGAGAACCTCTCGAGGTTCATCATACACGTTCATATGTCTTCCCAGGTCGCACGGGTCATGGTAGACGACTTTCTTTGTCACCAGATTGGCAAGCTTCAGCTTGCCTTCCTCCAGCAATCCTTTCACATACTCCGAAATATGGAAGACCATGAATTCCTTTGGATACAAAGTCTTCAAAGCCCTATAACAGCCGGCACATGGGGTGACAATCATTCTGGGTCTCAGTTCCTTGAACTTCTTCATGTTGCTTTTGACTCTCTTCATAAAATCGGCTGACCCGGCCAGATAATGGACATACCCGCAGCAGTCCTCGTCTTCACCGAGGACTGTGAAATCAACATCAGCTGCTTGCATGATTTTGAACGTCGCAGGAACAATCTCCATGTCAACATAAGAGGGTAGACATCCGAGAAACAAGAGAACCTCTGCCGGCTTCGCACTAATCTTCTGGTATTTCTTGGGGAATAGGTCTGTCCTCTCTCTTCTAGGGCTGCCGAAAGGATTGCCTTCCTTTTCTATATTCTCCAACATCGTCGTGATCGATTGGGGCATGCAGCCGGCCTGGGCGAGTCTCCTTCTACAGGCGAGAATAATCTCAGGGGCCTTTATGCTGCACGGACAGGTGGTGGTGCAACCTGCACACACAGAGCAGGAGTACATTTTATCAGCCAATTCCATGGATGGTTTGATGGTCTCTTCCAGCAGACCCTGGGCAAGCAGTATTCTTCCCCTCGCATTTTTTGACTCAAGAGTGGTGGACTCGAATGTAGGACATCCTGTGCGGCAGAAGCCGCACTGTACGCAGACGAGAATTTCATCGTCTAGTTCCTCGCTGAACCCCTTCAGTTTCTTGCCGGCAACATGCGAGAATGCGAAATGGTCCAGAATCTTCACCTTCTTCTTGTCGAGCGACAACTTCCCGGGATTCAAAATGCTGTTTGGATCCAGGCCTTTCTTTATCTCTCTCATTACATCTAAGGAGGATGAAAGCTCCCTGTCTGCGAAAGCGGATTTGGCGATTCCCAGCCCGTGCTCAGCGGTCAGAGTTCCGCCAAGACTCATGGCCAGGTCTACGAGTTCTCCAGCCATTTTCTCAGCCTTCTTCCATTCATCTTTGTTTCGGACATCCAGAATGAATGTGGTATGGACATTACCATCTCCTGCGTGCCCAAAGGTGGCCACAAGCATGTCATACTTCTTTGATATTTTCTGTGCTCCTCTGATAGCTTCTGGAACCTTTGACACGGGCACGCCAAAGTCTTCTGCAATGGGGATGAGCCTGTAGCCCTTCTTGAACCTGGAGAGGGAAGGGACCAGTCCGCCCCTTGCAGCCCACAGTGCCTGTCTCTGCTTTGGATTATCAGACCAGGCGATGTCAATGCCGTTATTGCTCTGGCAGATATTCTCTATCGCACTCATCTCTTCCCTTACTGCAGGTTCTCTTCCATCGACTTCAATAAACAGCATACCTTCAACATCCGGGAGACCAAGTTTCATTGCCTTATTGACAACGTTTATGCTGACGGTATCGAGTATTTCACATGCCGATAGGCCGATACTGGAACCGAACAAATCTGCGACAGTCTTGCCTGCATCTTCAAGTTTCGCGAAAGCTGCCTTTGCGAACGCGATGTATTCAGGGACTGGGACTATCTTTAAAGTTATCTCAGTCATTATACCTAACGTACCTTCAGAGTTTGCGAAAAGCCTGGTCAGATCGTACCCGGATGACGTCTTTGGAGTGTAACTGCCTGTTCTTATTACCCTGCCACTGGCAAGAACGACCTCGAGTCCCATTACCCAGTCACGTGTGGTTCCGTACTTCACGGCCCGAGTTCCGCTGGCATTTGTGGCGACCATGCCTCCAATGGTGCATACGTTTGAACTACCGGGGTCAGGAGGGAAGAAATGGGT from candidate division TA06 bacterium includes:
- a CDS encoding FAD-binding protein translates to MPNRWKEKVKKIVGKENFIDEKLELICYSRDMSVHQGMPNALVFCTTTDQISKLLRVANKSKVPVTVRGSGTSVTGAIIPIGGGLVLDLTRMDKMKKVRKEDGYVVVEPGVICQHLNSSLSPTHFFPPDPGSSNVCTIGGMVATNASGTRAVKYGTTRDWVMGLEVVLASGRVIRTGSYTPKTSSGYDLTRLFANSEGTLGIMTEITLKIVPVPEYIAFAKAAFAKLEDAGKTVADLFGSSIGLSACEILDTVSINVVNKAMKLGLPDVEGMLFIEVDGREPAVREEMSAIENICQSNNGIDIAWSDNPKQRQALWAARGGLVPSLSRFKKGYRLIPIAEDFGVPVSKVPEAIRGAQKISKKYDMLVATFGHAGDGNVHTTFILDVRNKDEWKKAEKMAGELVDLAMSLGGTLTAEHGLGIAKSAFADRELSSSLDVMREIKKGLDPNSILNPGKLSLDKKKVKILDHFAFSHVAGKKLKGFSEELDDEILVCVQCGFCRTGCPTFESTTLESKNARGRILLAQGLLEETIKPSMELADKMYSCSVCAGCTTTCPCSIKAPEIILACRRRLAQAGCMPQSITTMLENIEKEGNPFGSPRRERTDLFPKKYQKISAKPAEVLLFLGCLPSYVDMEIVPATFKIMQAADVDFTVLGEDEDCCGYVHYLAGSADFMKRVKSNMKKFKELRPRMIVTPCAGCYRALKTLYPKEFMVFHISEYVKGLLEEGKLKLANLVTKKVVYHDPCDLGRHMNVYDEPREVLRSIPGLVLTEFEKNRSSAVCCGGGGGLMAYDREMSLDISKRRLAEVLEEDMDVVVSACAACKDTLRKGLRAIPKEKRGTLTVADITELIAEAL